The Lentzea guizhouensis genome contains a region encoding:
- a CDS encoding alpha/beta fold hydrolase: MTTVAHFGGTSRYADLDGPVHWVDFGGPDAGPRIVLVHGLGGSHLNWALLAPLLAGKARVVAVDLAGHGLTHPEGRQTTVQANARLLGRFLRHVVEEPAVLVGNSMGGLISLLHTAQDPDLVTGLVLVDPALPMVFGTRPDPTMLSTFFMYSVPGLGERFLAKAKTVSPRRQVERVLRLVCADPSGIPEELKQASEHLIEERAKVEGLDSAFLAAARSVVFTTSKRGACFAAMDKIRVPVFLMSGDRDRLVSVAAARSVARRRPHWRYDEFAGVGHVPQMEIPEVVSERVLEWMHANRLSTSAS, from the coding sequence ATGACGACCGTGGCCCACTTCGGCGGCACCAGCCGGTACGCAGACCTCGACGGGCCCGTGCACTGGGTCGACTTCGGTGGACCGGACGCCGGTCCGCGGATCGTCCTGGTGCACGGGCTCGGCGGGTCGCACCTCAACTGGGCGCTGCTGGCGCCGCTGCTCGCCGGGAAGGCCCGCGTCGTGGCCGTCGACCTCGCCGGGCACGGCCTCACGCACCCGGAGGGCCGCCAGACCACCGTGCAGGCCAACGCGCGGCTGCTGGGCCGGTTCCTGCGCCACGTCGTGGAGGAGCCGGCGGTGCTGGTCGGCAACTCGATGGGCGGCCTGATCTCGTTGCTGCACACCGCGCAGGACCCGGACCTGGTCACGGGTCTGGTGCTGGTCGACCCCGCGTTGCCGATGGTGTTCGGCACCCGCCCGGACCCGACGATGCTCAGCACGTTCTTCATGTACTCGGTGCCCGGCCTGGGCGAGCGGTTCCTGGCCAAGGCGAAGACCGTGTCACCGCGCCGGCAGGTCGAACGCGTGCTGCGGCTGGTGTGCGCGGACCCGTCGGGCATCCCGGAGGAGCTCAAGCAGGCCAGCGAACACCTCATCGAGGAACGCGCGAAGGTCGAGGGGCTGGACTCGGCGTTCCTGGCGGCCGCCCGCAGCGTGGTGTTCACGACGTCCAAGCGCGGCGCCTGCTTCGCGGCGATGGACAAGATCCGGGTGCCGGTGTTCCTGATGAGCGGCGACCGCGACCGGCTGGTCAGCGTCGCGGCGGCGCGGTCCGTGGCGCGCAGGCGGCCGCACTGGCGCTACGACGAGTTCGCCGGCGTCGGTCACGTGCCCCAGATGGAGATCCCCGAGGTCGTGTCCGAGCGGGTGCTGGAGTGGATGCACGCCAACCGCCTGAGCACGTCCGCGAGCTAG
- a CDS encoding WS/DGAT/MGAT family O-acyltransferase, protein MSSLDAGFYFIEDENVPMHVGSVLVFDGPVPSYGDVIRLFLARMDQVPRYRQKVKALPFHVGRPVWVDDDHFNVLYHVRHTAVPSPGGEDQLRNLAGRIFAQKLDDTKPLWEAWLVEGLEGGRWAIISKVHHCMIDGVSGSDMLQLMLDFRQESVLPEPAEWTPAPQPSTLDLVVDGVRDAVVTPVQHLAALPAFARNLRSLTEIVDFGKSVLGSLPGTARRLFTSAATSLNGPIGPHRRWVWARANLAEIKQIRRAAGGTVNDVILAAITRGFRDLLEKRGELTDGMVVRTMVPVSMRKANQHNELNNRVSAVLVNLPVGEADPVKRLASIRAQMDDLKGSRQAAGADVITNLSNFAAPTLMALGSRTAMRFPQQILQTVTTNVPGPRIPLYMLGRPLVEMFPYVPVASTIRITVGIFSYLDRFTFGINADFDGVPDVQLLADGIRTGFDELVALAAEEEDQA, encoded by the coding sequence ATGAGCAGCTTGGACGCGGGCTTCTACTTCATCGAGGACGAGAACGTGCCGATGCACGTCGGTTCCGTCCTGGTGTTCGACGGCCCCGTGCCGTCCTACGGAGACGTCATCCGCCTCTTCCTGGCGCGCATGGACCAGGTCCCGCGCTACCGCCAGAAGGTGAAGGCGCTGCCGTTCCACGTCGGCCGCCCGGTCTGGGTCGACGACGACCACTTCAACGTGCTCTACCACGTGCGGCACACCGCGGTGCCCTCGCCGGGCGGGGAGGACCAGCTGCGCAACCTCGCCGGCCGGATCTTCGCCCAGAAGCTCGACGACACGAAGCCGCTGTGGGAGGCCTGGCTCGTCGAGGGTCTCGAAGGCGGCCGCTGGGCGATCATCTCCAAGGTCCACCACTGCATGATCGACGGGGTGTCCGGTTCGGACATGTTGCAGCTCATGCTGGACTTCCGGCAGGAAAGCGTTCTCCCGGAACCGGCGGAGTGGACGCCGGCGCCGCAGCCGTCGACCCTCGACCTCGTCGTCGACGGGGTACGCGACGCCGTGGTGACACCGGTGCAGCACCTCGCCGCGCTGCCCGCGTTCGCGCGGAACCTGCGCTCCCTCACCGAGATCGTCGACTTCGGCAAGTCCGTGCTCGGCAGCCTGCCCGGCACCGCGCGCCGCCTGTTCACCAGCGCCGCCACGTCTCTCAACGGTCCTATCGGGCCACACCGCCGCTGGGTGTGGGCGCGGGCGAACCTGGCTGAGATCAAGCAGATCCGCAGGGCCGCCGGCGGCACGGTCAACGACGTCATCCTCGCCGCCATCACGCGTGGTTTCCGCGACCTGCTGGAGAAGCGCGGCGAGCTGACCGACGGCATGGTCGTGCGCACGATGGTGCCCGTGTCGATGCGCAAGGCCAACCAGCACAACGAGCTCAACAACCGGGTGAGCGCGGTGCTGGTGAACCTGCCGGTCGGCGAGGCGGACCCGGTGAAGCGGCTCGCGTCGATCCGCGCGCAGATGGACGACCTGAAGGGCTCGCGGCAGGCGGCGGGCGCCGACGTGATCACGAACCTGAGCAACTTCGCCGCGCCGACGTTGATGGCGCTGGGCTCGCGGACCGCGATGCGCTTCCCGCAGCAGATCCTGCAGACCGTCACGACGAACGTGCCGGGCCCGCGGATCCCGCTCTACATGCTCGGCCGCCCGCTGGTGGAGATGTTCCCGTACGTGCCGGTGGCCTCGACCATCCGGATCACGGTCGGCATCTTCTCCTACCTGGACAGGTTCACGTTCGGCATCAACGCCGACTTCGACGGCGTGCCGGACGTGCAGCTGCTGGCCGACGGCATCCGCACCGGGTTCGACGAGCTGGTGGCACTGGCCGCGGAGGAGGAAGACCAGGCCTAG
- a CDS encoding esterase/lipase family protein, which produces MSAVPSDEFFDVPAATSLHVVRGSAPGLFWYLTEPTRCALDVGEFVATRSMLRGAPAGDGHPVLVFPGLGAADSSTVMLRRFLSGLGYRVNPWGLGRNIGPTRRAVDGMHALVKKVSDEHGPVSIVGWSLGGIFAREMARDHPRRVRQVITMGSPYNMSDPVQSRAMPAFALLSRLHIPRDEFPPPESTRPPMRVPATSIYSKTDGIVSWESCVEEPGPLRENVQVSSSHLGYGFNASVLWVVADRLAQAEGTWAPFAAPPGMARMYPNAA; this is translated from the coding sequence ATGTCCGCCGTACCTTCGGACGAGTTCTTCGACGTTCCTGCGGCCACCTCCCTGCACGTGGTGAGAGGCAGCGCTCCCGGTCTGTTCTGGTACCTCACCGAGCCCACCCGCTGCGCGCTCGACGTCGGCGAGTTCGTCGCCACCCGGTCGATGCTGCGCGGTGCTCCCGCCGGTGACGGGCACCCGGTGCTCGTGTTCCCCGGCCTCGGTGCCGCCGACTCCTCCACCGTGATGCTGCGCCGGTTCCTGTCCGGTCTGGGCTATCGCGTGAACCCGTGGGGGCTGGGGCGCAACATCGGGCCGACGCGCCGGGCCGTGGACGGCATGCACGCCTTGGTGAAGAAGGTCTCCGACGAGCACGGCCCGGTGTCGATCGTGGGCTGGTCGCTCGGCGGCATCTTCGCGCGCGAGATGGCGCGCGACCACCCGCGCCGGGTGCGCCAGGTGATCACGATGGGCTCGCCGTACAACATGTCGGATCCCGTGCAGTCACGGGCGATGCCGGCGTTCGCGTTGCTCTCCCGGCTGCACATCCCGCGCGACGAGTTCCCGCCGCCGGAGTCGACCAGGCCGCCGATGCGGGTGCCCGCCACGTCGATCTACTCCAAGACCGACGGGATCGTGTCGTGGGAGTCGTGCGTCGAGGAACCGGGTCCGCTGCGGGAGAACGTCCAGGTGTCCTCGTCTCATCTGGGGTACGGCTTCAACGCTTCCGTGCTGTGGGTCGTGGCCGACCGGCTGGCGCAGGCGGAAGGCACGTGGGCGCCCTTCGCCGCGCCGCCGGGAATGGCCCGCATGTACCCGAACGCCGCCTGA
- a CDS encoding helix-turn-helix transcriptional regulator — protein MRTPEQRREMGTFLRSRRERLTPAQAGLPRTSRRRTPGLRREELAVLAGISATWYTYLEQGRDVQASDQVLDALASALGLDPSEKDHLFRLAGRTRPQTREAETITAEVAAVPQLLHPHPAYVIGATYDVLGHNQAAAELFPVLHQEKPNFARWTFTDPLAREIVVDWEKEARGLLARLRTLAGRHPGDERFAALIDELHDASQEVRSWWPHHEVQDQGSGRKRLRHPESGPLDYAYTAFHLAEQPDQTLVVYADARPC, from the coding sequence ATGAGAACACCGGAGCAGCGCCGCGAGATGGGTACGTTCCTGCGCAGCCGCCGGGAACGGCTCACCCCGGCGCAGGCGGGCCTGCCCCGCACGTCCCGGCGCCGCACCCCCGGGCTGCGCCGCGAGGAGCTCGCCGTGCTCGCCGGGATCAGCGCCACCTGGTACACGTACCTGGAGCAGGGCCGCGACGTGCAGGCGTCCGACCAGGTGCTCGACGCGCTCGCCTCGGCACTCGGGCTCGATCCGTCCGAAAAGGACCACCTGTTCCGGCTCGCCGGGCGCACCAGGCCGCAGACCCGCGAGGCGGAGACCATCACCGCGGAAGTCGCGGCCGTGCCCCAGCTCCTGCATCCACACCCGGCGTACGTCATCGGCGCGACCTACGACGTGCTCGGCCACAACCAGGCAGCTGCCGAGCTTTTCCCGGTGCTGCACCAGGAAAAGCCGAACTTCGCGCGCTGGACGTTCACCGACCCGCTGGCACGCGAGATCGTGGTCGACTGGGAGAAGGAGGCACGCGGGCTGCTCGCCCGGCTGCGCACCCTCGCCGGCCGCCACCCCGGCGACGAGCGGTTCGCGGCGCTGATCGACGAGCTGCACGACGCCAGCCAGGAGGTGCGCTCCTGGTGGCCGCACCACGAGGTGCAGGACCAGGGCAGCGGCCGCAAACGCCTGCGCCACCCCGAGTCCGGGCCGCTCGACTACGCCTACACGGCGTTCCACCTCGCCGAGCAGCCCGACCAGACGCTGGTCGTCTACGCGGACGCACGGCCCTGCTGA
- a CDS encoding SDR family oxidoreductase has translation MDDKVVAITGASSGIGEATAVLLASRGARLVLGARRSDRLAALADRISAAGGTAVHARTDVTRREDLHALVALAQERFGRLDVLVGNAGAGPISPLDDLRVDEWDEMVDVNVKGVLHGIAAALPVFRSQQSGHFVTTSSTAAFGVVPSMAVYAGTKVAVRAICEGLRQEAGPAVRVTTVFPGFVHTGFAEASSNPEVRARIAGMRDEIAIPPDAIARAVAFAIEQPAEVDVNEIVVRPTAQA, from the coding sequence ATGGATGACAAGGTTGTGGCGATCACCGGCGCGAGCAGCGGGATCGGTGAGGCGACGGCGGTGCTGCTCGCCTCCCGGGGTGCCCGGCTCGTGCTCGGGGCTCGCCGGTCGGATCGGCTGGCGGCGTTGGCGGACCGGATCTCGGCGGCCGGCGGCACGGCGGTGCACGCACGTACGGACGTGACCCGGCGCGAGGACCTGCACGCGTTGGTGGCATTGGCCCAGGAACGGTTCGGGCGGCTCGACGTGCTGGTGGGCAACGCGGGCGCGGGCCCGATCTCACCACTCGACGACCTGCGCGTCGACGAGTGGGACGAGATGGTCGACGTGAACGTGAAGGGCGTGCTGCACGGGATCGCCGCCGCGTTGCCGGTGTTCCGCTCGCAGCAGTCCGGCCACTTCGTCACCACCTCGTCCACCGCGGCGTTCGGTGTCGTGCCGTCGATGGCGGTCTACGCGGGCACCAAGGTGGCGGTCAGGGCGATCTGCGAGGGGCTGCGGCAGGAGGCGGGGCCTGCCGTGCGGGTGACGACGGTGTTCCCCGGCTTCGTGCACACCGGGTTCGCGGAGGCGTCGAGCAATCCCGAGGTGAGGGCTCGCATCGCCGGCATGCGCGACGAGATCGCGATCCCACCGGACGCGATCGCGCGTGCGGTGGCGTTCGCGATCGAGCAGCCGGCCGAGGTGGACGTGAACGAGATCGTCGTGCGCCCGACCGCGCAGGCCTAG
- a CDS encoding helix-turn-helix domain-containing protein, with translation MGVVLAGHLAGFPDGVLAGVGTSPCPARAWTEARTALRFTTVRTPVISHDDLGALALLAHVPVEVLRANADVVALTALSEEDRDTLDAYCATGSLRRAADLLHLHHSSVSRRLDQIGRSVDVSDLARTKLALAALKLLD, from the coding sequence GTGGGCGTCGTGCTGGCCGGGCACCTCGCGGGGTTCCCGGACGGCGTCCTGGCCGGTGTCGGCACCTCCCCCTGCCCGGCCCGCGCCTGGACCGAGGCCCGCACCGCCCTCCGCTTCACCACGGTCCGCACCCCGGTCATCAGCCACGACGACCTGGGTGCGCTGGCGTTGCTCGCCCACGTGCCCGTGGAGGTGTTGCGCGCCAACGCCGACGTGGTCGCCCTGACCGCACTGTCCGAAGAGGACCGGGACACGCTCGACGCCTACTGCGCCACCGGTTCGCTGCGCCGCGCCGCCGACCTGCTGCACCTGCACCACAGCAGCGTCTCCCGCCGCCTCGACCAGATCGGCCGCAGCGTCGACGTCTCCGACCTGGCCAGGACGAAGCTCGCCCTGGCCGCGCTCAAGTTGCTCGACTAG
- a CDS encoding alpha/beta hydrolase, with amino-acid sequence MDPELEAFVPFFPKAELTDVVQERRFLAELAAGIPAETGGMDVEDLVVPADPGVPVRVYRPHDAQGAVIWMHGGGWVLGDVVTEHPWASRVAARSNAVTISVGYRLAPENPYPAAFDDAWAVLNWVHDHADELGVDPGRIAVGGHSAGGGLAAALALKARDEQGPPIRFQLLHQPGLDDRLSTWSARHFTDTPWYNRAKAALAWQHYLGGRPADPYAAPARADDLSDLPPAYVATAEYCPNRDEDLAYAMRLMQADVQVELHQWPGTFHGSQALLSADVSQRQFAEIGDVLRRALAG; translated from the coding sequence ATGGATCCCGAACTCGAGGCGTTCGTGCCGTTCTTCCCCAAGGCCGAGCTGACGGACGTGGTGCAGGAGCGCCGCTTCCTCGCCGAGCTGGCGGCCGGCATCCCGGCGGAGACCGGTGGCATGGACGTCGAGGACCTCGTCGTGCCCGCCGATCCCGGGGTGCCGGTGCGCGTCTACCGGCCGCACGACGCGCAAGGCGCGGTCATCTGGATGCACGGTGGTGGCTGGGTGCTCGGGGACGTCGTCACCGAGCACCCGTGGGCGTCCAGGGTCGCCGCGCGGTCGAACGCTGTGACGATCTCCGTCGGCTACCGGCTGGCGCCGGAGAACCCGTACCCGGCCGCGTTCGACGACGCCTGGGCGGTGCTCAACTGGGTGCACGACCACGCGGACGAGCTCGGCGTCGACCCCGGCCGGATCGCGGTCGGCGGGCACAGCGCGGGTGGTGGGCTGGCGGCGGCGCTGGCGTTGAAGGCACGCGACGAGCAGGGGCCGCCGATCCGGTTCCAGCTGCTGCACCAGCCGGGGCTCGACGACCGGCTCAGCACCTGGTCGGCCCGCCACTTCACGGACACGCCCTGGTACAACCGCGCCAAGGCGGCCCTGGCGTGGCAGCACTACCTCGGTGGCAGGCCGGCCGACCCCTACGCGGCGCCCGCGCGTGCGGACGACCTGTCCGACCTGCCGCCCGCCTACGTCGCGACGGCCGAGTACTGCCCGAACCGCGACGAGGACCTCGCCTACGCGATGCGGCTCATGCAGGCCGACGTGCAGGTCGAGCTGCACCAGTGGCCGGGGACGTTCCACGGCTCGCAGGCGTTGCTGTCCGCCGACGTGTCGCAGCGCCAGTTCGCCGAGATCGGTGACGTGCTGCGCCGGGCGTTGGCGGGGTGA
- a CDS encoding serine hydrolase domain-containing protein, which yields MHAEFQHAVDDVHTAGVPGVWAELRVDGQVWRAAAGEATPDMRHRVGSVTKTFTAAAVLLLAEQRRIRLDDPISRHLRLVPADREITVRSLLNMTSGLADYRFLAFPSLLNGSPQSLADNQFRHFYPTELIKLGVEAPAVEPGTYSNTGYLLLGRLLEKVTGTKAERFITRHVIERAGLRNTMFPTGTHIEGPHPKMYEALSGLLDPPRDYSVYDMSWVGVSASLISTLEDLNLFYAGLLDGKIVSRESLAQMKETGPVTAFDGSRVEYGLGLHRHDDDLRGHDGSVWGAGTWSFSSEDGKRQLSFAVNLQRWTGDPIDDALTVLRKLLPQAR from the coding sequence GTGCACGCAGAGTTCCAGCACGCGGTCGACGACGTGCATACAGCCGGTGTACCGGGTGTGTGGGCCGAGCTGCGCGTCGACGGGCAGGTGTGGCGCGCCGCAGCCGGGGAGGCCACGCCGGACATGCGGCACCGGGTCGGCAGCGTGACCAAGACGTTCACCGCCGCCGCCGTGCTGCTGCTGGCCGAACAGCGGCGGATCCGGCTCGACGACCCGATCAGCCGCCACCTGCGGCTCGTGCCGGCCGACCGCGAGATCACCGTGCGCAGCCTGCTGAACATGACCAGCGGCCTCGCCGACTACCGGTTCCTCGCCTTCCCCTCACTGCTGAACGGCTCGCCGCAGAGCCTGGCGGACAACCAGTTCCGGCACTTCTACCCGACCGAGCTGATCAAGCTCGGCGTCGAGGCGCCCGCCGTCGAGCCGGGCACCTACTCCAACACCGGCTACCTGCTGCTGGGCCGGCTGCTGGAGAAGGTCACCGGCACCAAGGCGGAGCGGTTCATCACCCGGCACGTCATCGAACGCGCCGGGCTGCGCAACACGATGTTCCCGACCGGCACCCACATCGAGGGCCCGCACCCGAAGATGTACGAGGCGTTGTCCGGCCTGCTCGACCCGCCCCGCGACTACAGCGTCTACGACATGTCGTGGGTGGGCGTCTCCGCGTCGCTGATCTCGACGCTGGAGGACCTCAACCTGTTCTACGCCGGCCTGTTGGACGGCAAGATCGTCTCGAGGGAGTCGTTGGCGCAGATGAAGGAAACCGGCCCGGTCACCGCTTTCGACGGCTCGCGCGTCGAGTACGGCCTTGGTCTGCACCGGCACGACGACGATCTCCGGGGCCACGACGGCTCGGTGTGGGGCGCGGGCACGTGGTCGTTCAGCAGCGAGGACGGCAAGCGCCAGCTGTCGTTCGCGGTCAACCTCCAGCGGTGGACCGGCGACCCGATTGACGACGCGCTCACCGTCCTGCGGAAGCTGCTCCCTCAAGCCCGGTAG
- a CDS encoding DUF2332 family protein — protein MTAAGTGAATLRTFAVRLRSSAPVSARILSELASELDRGGPVSDLLCSHSAVHSPLFGVQALAGVRLLMLSGRAPELSQRFASAHAAAMAGESDSTALLAWLAARRAIVDNAGEILAALDRTVQQHQPKTAGWLLRGLTMIGAPKIRLLELGACAGLNLILDRYRWFGLNWEWGDKDSPVRLAATGPRPPEFEIVARAGCDLQPRDPADPKHAMILHSFIPPEHDALRWDLDDAIELAGKVGVQVARSPAGRWLRENLVPPAERGTYTVVWHSSFWPYLTEDERHEIESTLTAAAGSMPLARVAYEAVDFRSNPRLTVTIYS, from the coding sequence GTGACCGCGGCCGGCACCGGGGCTGCCACCCTCCGCACGTTCGCGGTGCGGTTGCGCAGCAGCGCACCGGTCTCCGCGCGCATCCTCTCCGAGCTCGCGAGCGAGCTCGACCGGGGCGGGCCGGTGTCGGACCTGCTCTGCTCGCACAGCGCGGTGCACAGCCCGTTGTTCGGCGTCCAGGCGCTCGCGGGCGTGCGGCTGCTGATGTTGTCGGGGCGTGCTCCCGAGCTGTCGCAACGGTTCGCGAGCGCGCACGCGGCGGCGATGGCGGGCGAGTCGGACTCCACGGCGTTGCTGGCGTGGCTGGCGGCGCGGCGGGCGATCGTGGACAACGCGGGCGAGATCCTCGCGGCGCTGGACCGAACCGTGCAGCAGCACCAGCCGAAGACCGCGGGGTGGCTCCTGCGCGGCCTCACGATGATCGGCGCGCCCAAGATCCGGTTGCTGGAGCTCGGCGCGTGCGCGGGGCTGAACCTGATCCTGGACCGCTACCGGTGGTTCGGCCTCAACTGGGAGTGGGGCGACAAGGACTCGCCCGTGCGGCTCGCGGCCACGGGACCGCGGCCGCCGGAGTTCGAGATCGTCGCGCGGGCCGGGTGCGACCTGCAGCCGCGCGACCCCGCCGACCCGAAGCACGCGATGATCCTGCACTCGTTCATCCCGCCGGAGCACGACGCGCTGCGCTGGGACCTCGACGACGCGATCGAGCTGGCGGGCAAGGTGGGCGTGCAGGTCGCGCGGTCGCCTGCCGGGCGGTGGCTGCGGGAGAACCTGGTGCCACCGGCCGAACGCGGCACCTACACGGTGGTCTGGCACAGCTCGTTCTGGCCGTACCTGACCGAGGACGAGCGGCACGAGATCGAGTCCACGCTGACCGCGGCGGCGGGCTCGATGCCGTTGGCGCGGGTGGCGTACGAGGCGGTCGACTTCCGGTCGAACCCCCGGTTGACGGTGACGATCTACAGCTGA
- a CDS encoding enoyl-CoA hydratase-related protein codes for MSDFLELTAAGPVATLTIDRPAKRNAMSYEMWSALPGLMARVSADDSIRVLVIRGGEHFSAGADIAEFSTLRRGAEGAAHYGEAVHQGERAIVQLDKPTIAAISGFCVGGGCEIALACDIRVASSDARFGITPAKLGIVYNFTSTKQLVDVVGPAWAKQILFSADLIDSATALRIGLVNEVTSDLTTRVAELSEQIAGRAQVSVRGAKKIVGSITEGGHEDDVVRALYAEAASSADYAEGVSAFLEKRPPRF; via the coding sequence GTGAGTGATTTCCTGGAGCTGACCGCGGCCGGTCCGGTCGCCACGCTGACGATCGACCGGCCGGCCAAGCGCAACGCGATGAGCTACGAGATGTGGTCGGCACTGCCCGGTCTGATGGCCCGCGTCTCGGCCGACGACAGCATCCGCGTGCTGGTCATCCGGGGTGGCGAACACTTCTCGGCCGGTGCCGACATCGCCGAGTTCTCCACCCTGCGCCGGGGTGCGGAAGGCGCCGCGCACTACGGCGAAGCCGTGCACCAGGGTGAGCGCGCCATTGTTCAGCTCGACAAGCCCACGATTGCCGCGATTTCCGGTTTCTGCGTGGGCGGCGGTTGCGAGATCGCGCTCGCCTGCGACATCCGGGTGGCTTCTTCCGACGCGCGTTTCGGCATCACTCCGGCGAAACTGGGCATCGTCTACAACTTCACGTCCACGAAGCAGCTCGTTGACGTGGTCGGGCCGGCGTGGGCGAAGCAGATCCTGTTCTCCGCCGACCTGATCGACTCGGCGACGGCGTTGCGGATCGGGCTCGTCAACGAGGTGACCTCGGACCTCACCACGCGGGTGGCGGAGCTGTCCGAGCAGATCGCCGGGCGGGCGCAGGTGAGCGTGCGGGGCGCGAAGAAGATCGTCGGCTCGATCACCGAGGGCGGGCACGAGGACGACGTCGTGCGGGCGCTGTACGCGGAGGCCGCCTCCAGCGCCGACTACGCGGAAGGCGTGTCGGCGTTCCTGGAGAAGCGGCCTCCGCGGTTCTAG
- a CDS encoding MBL fold metallo-hydrolase codes for MALRVDHAVTSGTFSLDGETFDVDNNVWVIGDDTECVVIDAPHDVDAILEVVNGRKVKAILLTHAHDDHVRVAPDLAHITGAPLALHQADRIVWELTHTGVIPHEALQDGQVLTVAGAEIHVLHTPGHSPGAVCFYVPSLGAVFTGDTLFQGGPGATGRSFSDRPTIEQSIREKLLELPGATVVHTGHGPDTTIDAERF; via the coding sequence ATGGCGCTGCGGGTCGACCACGCGGTCACGTCCGGCACGTTCTCGCTGGACGGCGAGACGTTCGACGTCGACAACAACGTCTGGGTGATCGGCGACGACACCGAGTGCGTCGTGATCGACGCGCCGCACGACGTCGACGCGATCCTCGAGGTCGTCAACGGCCGCAAGGTCAAGGCGATCCTGCTGACGCACGCGCACGACGACCACGTGCGGGTGGCTCCGGACCTGGCGCACATCACGGGCGCTCCCCTCGCGCTGCACCAGGCCGACCGCATCGTGTGGGAGCTGACGCACACCGGCGTGATCCCGCACGAGGCGCTGCAGGACGGCCAGGTGCTCACGGTCGCCGGCGCGGAGATCCACGTGCTGCACACGCCGGGCCACTCGCCCGGCGCGGTGTGCTTCTACGTGCCGTCGCTGGGCGCGGTGTTCACCGGCGACACGCTGTTCCAGGGCGGGCCGGGCGCCACGGGCCGGTCGTTCTCGGACCGCCCGACGATCGAGCAGTCCATCCGGGAGAAGCTGCTGGAACTGCCCGGTGCCACCGTGGTGCACACGGGCCACGGCCCGGACACCACGATCGACGCCGAACGCTTCTAG
- a CDS encoding S-(hydroxymethyl)mycothiol dehydrogenase: protein MAQEVKGIVARGKGQPVELTSVLVPDPGPGEAVVKVQACGVCHTDLHYREGGINDEFPFLLGHEAAGVVESVGEGVADLEPGDFVVLNWRAVCGTCRACKRGKPWYCFSTFNAAQPMTLTDGTKLSPALGIGAFAEKTLVHSGQCTKVDPSARAAAVGLLGCGVMAGVGAALNTGGVTRGDSVAVIGCGGVGDGAIAGARIAGAAKIIAVDTDPQKLEWAKGFGATHTINVRDVDDVVTEIQRLTDSFGADVVIDAVGRPETWKQAFYARDLAGTVVLVGVPTPDMRLEMPLIDFFSRGGSLKSSWYGDCLPSRDFPMLVDLYQQGRFDLDAFVTEEIPLDGVEGAFEKMHHGEVLRSVVVF from the coding sequence GTGGCGCAAGAGGTCAAGGGCATCGTGGCCCGTGGCAAAGGTCAACCTGTCGAACTGACCTCGGTGCTGGTGCCCGACCCCGGACCCGGTGAGGCCGTGGTCAAGGTCCAGGCGTGCGGCGTCTGCCACACCGACCTGCACTACCGCGAGGGCGGCATCAACGACGAGTTCCCGTTCCTGCTCGGGCACGAGGCGGCGGGTGTCGTCGAGTCCGTCGGGGAGGGCGTCGCCGACCTGGAGCCGGGCGACTTCGTGGTGCTGAACTGGCGCGCGGTGTGCGGTACTTGCCGTGCCTGCAAGCGCGGCAAGCCGTGGTACTGCTTCTCCACGTTCAACGCGGCGCAGCCGATGACGTTGACCGACGGCACGAAGCTCTCGCCGGCGCTGGGCATCGGCGCGTTCGCCGAGAAGACGTTGGTCCACTCGGGACAGTGCACGAAGGTCGACCCGTCGGCCCGTGCCGCCGCGGTCGGTCTGCTGGGCTGCGGTGTGATGGCCGGTGTGGGCGCGGCGCTGAACACCGGTGGTGTCACGCGCGGCGACTCGGTGGCCGTGATCGGCTGCGGTGGTGTCGGCGACGGCGCGATCGCGGGTGCGCGCATCGCGGGTGCGGCGAAGATCATCGCGGTGGACACCGACCCGCAGAAGCTGGAGTGGGCCAAGGGTTTCGGCGCCACCCACACGATCAACGTCCGCGACGTCGACGACGTGGTGACGGAGATCCAGCGGCTGACCGACTCGTTCGGCGCGGACGTGGTGATCGACGCGGTGGGCCGCCCGGAGACGTGGAAGCAGGCCTTCTACGCCCGCGACCTGGCCGGCACCGTGGTGCTCGTCGGCGTTCCGACGCCGGACATGCGGCTGGAGATGCCGCTGATCGACTTCTTCTCGCGCGGCGGTTCGCTGAAGTCCTCGTGGTACGGCGACTGCTTGCCCAGCCGTGACTTCCCGATGCTGGTCGACCTCTACCAGCAGGGCCGGTTCGACCTGGACGCGTTCGTCACCGAGGAGATCCCGCTGGACGGCGTGGAGGGCGCGTTCGAGAAGATGCACCACGGCGAGGTGCTGCGTTCGGTGGTGGTGTTCTGA